A genomic stretch from Kribbella amoyensis includes:
- a CDS encoding AraC family transcriptional regulator — MIDDVLPSDGLLFARRDRVEVMTVAHRHRGVELNLVVDGTAVYLLDRHRYHLGPGTLVWLFPGQGHLFMDASPGYRDWLCVFDPAALGLDGATGWTRPLYAADPPGVFVRRLGVDQFAGLDTLFRQVEAAVHAEVGFAGRRYAILAAWEAFQAAPRTVPDSVVHPAVAEAAALLRDSTAPPTVPMLARAVDLTPAHLSRLFARQMGMSITQFRNEHRFRRFLNLYGTGQAITMLEAALEAGFGSYAQFHRIARSLTGLTPADYLRKHRRASADDHARPDPDGPADQRRGNCPVKPTRTA; from the coding sequence ATGATCGATGATGTTCTGCCGTCCGACGGGCTGCTGTTCGCGCGCCGCGATCGTGTCGAGGTCATGACTGTCGCGCACCGGCATCGGGGAGTGGAGCTCAACCTGGTCGTCGACGGCACCGCGGTCTACCTGCTCGACCGGCACCGCTATCACCTCGGGCCCGGCACTTTGGTCTGGTTGTTTCCGGGCCAGGGCCATCTGTTCATGGACGCGTCGCCCGGGTACCGGGACTGGCTCTGCGTCTTCGACCCCGCAGCGCTCGGATTGGATGGCGCAACTGGCTGGACCCGGCCCTTGTATGCCGCCGATCCGCCGGGCGTCTTCGTGCGACGGCTGGGTGTCGACCAGTTCGCCGGCCTGGACACCCTGTTTCGCCAGGTTGAGGCCGCCGTGCACGCCGAGGTCGGTTTCGCCGGGCGCCGCTATGCGATCCTCGCGGCCTGGGAGGCGTTCCAAGCGGCTCCGAGGACCGTGCCGGACAGCGTGGTACATCCAGCTGTGGCCGAGGCTGCCGCCCTGCTCCGTGATTCAACCGCACCGCCGACGGTTCCGATGCTGGCGCGCGCGGTCGATCTGACCCCTGCCCACTTGAGCCGCCTGTTCGCCCGGCAGATGGGCATGAGTATCACGCAGTTCCGTAACGAGCATCGGTTCCGCCGCTTCCTGAACCTGTACGGCACCGGTCAGGCGATCACGATGCTCGAGGCGGCGCTCGAGGCCGGCTTCGGGAGCTATGCGCAGTTCCATCGCATCGCCCGATCGCTGACCGGGCTGACGCCGGCCGACTACCTGCGCAAACACAGACGAGCTTCAGCGGACGATCATGCTCGCCCGGATCCAGATGGACCGGCCGACCAGCGCCGTGGCAACTGTCCCGTCAAGCCAACACGGACTGCGTGA
- a CDS encoding FadR/GntR family transcriptional regulator has protein sequence MTEHPRARAHDRLVTSLGTSIVTGRLDPDANLDTVALEAQFGVSRTAVREALRVLSAKGLVGARPRRGTFVAPREQWSLLDADVLRWRFADRVDGHFLDELGEVRLTVEPTAARLAAIRRTDRDLADLEDALTAMRRAAGGAAEDHVTADLAFHDAMLLAAHNELLLQMSVVIEVGLRLRDQFVHSMLTTESADKHAEVLLAVRKQRPKAAEAAMRSLVEKSIDDVEIAKDAS, from the coding sequence ATGACGGAGCACCCGCGCGCTCGAGCGCACGATCGCCTCGTGACCAGCCTCGGGACGTCGATCGTCACTGGCCGACTCGATCCCGACGCGAATCTGGACACTGTCGCGCTCGAAGCCCAGTTCGGAGTGAGCCGGACCGCGGTTCGAGAGGCCTTGCGTGTGCTGTCCGCGAAGGGGCTGGTCGGCGCCCGGCCACGGCGGGGAACCTTCGTGGCGCCCCGCGAGCAATGGTCGCTTCTGGACGCCGACGTACTCCGGTGGCGATTCGCTGATCGCGTCGACGGTCATTTCCTCGACGAACTGGGCGAAGTGCGCCTCACGGTCGAACCGACGGCAGCCCGACTGGCCGCGATACGCCGAACCGATCGAGACCTGGCAGATCTCGAGGACGCACTCACCGCGATGCGCCGGGCAGCCGGAGGAGCCGCCGAAGATCATGTGACGGCCGACCTCGCGTTCCACGATGCCATGTTGCTGGCGGCCCACAACGAACTCTTGCTGCAGATGTCGGTGGTCATCGAGGTCGGACTGCGGCTGCGTGACCAATTCGTCCACAGCATGCTGACGACCGAATCCGCTGACAAGCACGCCGAGGTCCTGCTGGCAGTCCGCAAACAGCGACCGAAAGCGGCCGAGGCCGCAATGCGATCCCTGGTCGAGAAATCTATCGACGACGTGGAGATTGCCAAGGACGCGTCATGA
- a CDS encoding phytanoyl-CoA dioxygenase family protein gives MATPTELDDYLFDLRGYLVLEQALEPDLVDDLNTALDALPRLQPQAWFGNVQRVDNNPGDAGLELQNIVEGGSAFERLIDHPSWLGHVRRYCGEQDSYVEGLFIDECFATIRQHGGFFPVHSGGYRGAVRGQYRYDNGLFRCGQVNILMALTDIGVGDGGTLVVPGSHKSNLQHPCFEDYATWRTPMDTMPGVVEVHLRKGDALLFCDGLSHGASTRTNPGERRAVIYRYGPSWATTRYGYTYSEELLTRVTPQRKAILRPIPPRQPPTA, from the coding sequence ATGGCCACCCCGACGGAACTGGATGACTATCTCTTCGACCTGCGCGGCTACTTGGTTCTGGAACAAGCTCTGGAACCCGACCTGGTCGACGATCTCAACACCGCCCTGGACGCGCTTCCCCGCCTGCAGCCGCAGGCCTGGTTCGGCAACGTGCAGCGCGTCGACAACAACCCCGGAGACGCGGGCCTGGAACTGCAGAACATCGTCGAAGGCGGCAGCGCGTTCGAACGGCTTATCGATCACCCGTCGTGGCTCGGCCACGTGCGCCGCTACTGTGGTGAGCAGGACAGCTACGTCGAAGGACTGTTCATCGACGAGTGCTTCGCCACCATCCGGCAACACGGTGGCTTCTTCCCGGTGCACTCCGGCGGCTACCGCGGCGCTGTTCGCGGGCAGTATCGCTACGACAACGGCCTCTTTCGCTGCGGGCAGGTCAACATCCTGATGGCCTTGACCGACATCGGCGTCGGAGACGGTGGCACCCTTGTCGTCCCCGGGAGCCACAAGTCGAACCTTCAGCACCCGTGCTTCGAGGACTACGCAACCTGGCGCACGCCCATGGACACCATGCCGGGGGTCGTCGAGGTGCACCTCCGCAAGGGAGATGCGCTGTTGTTCTGCGACGGCCTCTCCCACGGCGCGTCGACCCGCACCAACCCAGGTGAACGCCGCGCAGTGATCTACCGCTACGGCCCCTCGTGGGCAACAACCCGCTACGGCTACACGTACTCCGAAGAGTTGCTCACCCGGGTAACCCCGCAGCGCAAGGCGATTCTCCGACCCATCCCCCCTCGCCAACCGCCCACGGCCTGA
- a CDS encoding NAD(P)-dependent alcohol dehydrogenase produces the protein MKAVVHDRYGGPEVLRVEDVPTPAPAAGQVRVRVVATSVNLSDWECLRGSPAYARIGGLRAPARRTLGSDLAGVVDEVGDGVTRFRPGDEVYGDNLQLKGGFAEYAIAPASVLAHKPGQLSFAEASAVPQAGAIAWQGTAGAAAGRRILINGAGGGSGMFAIQLARRLGAQVTGVDNAGKLEFMRSAGADEVIDYRRDDFTRTADPYDLILDLVAHRSVFAYRRALARGGRYRCVGGSVPTLLRVLTAGWLVGHLTGRTIGVLAVREGPAQFEPLADLCASGQVRIAIDRTFALDQVPAALAHVGEGRALGKVVIDLT, from the coding sequence GTGAAGGCGGTCGTCCACGACCGCTACGGCGGTCCCGAGGTACTGCGGGTCGAGGACGTCCCGACGCCTGCTCCCGCCGCCGGGCAGGTCCGGGTCAGGGTGGTCGCGACTTCGGTGAACCTGAGCGACTGGGAGTGTCTGCGCGGATCGCCCGCCTACGCACGGATCGGCGGGCTGCGGGCGCCGGCTCGGCGTACCCTCGGGTCGGATCTCGCCGGCGTGGTCGACGAGGTCGGCGACGGGGTGACCCGGTTCCGGCCCGGTGACGAGGTGTACGGCGACAATCTGCAGCTCAAGGGTGGTTTCGCGGAGTACGCAATCGCGCCGGCGTCCGTGCTGGCTCACAAACCCGGTCAGCTCAGCTTCGCGGAAGCGTCGGCCGTTCCGCAGGCGGGCGCGATCGCCTGGCAGGGGACGGCGGGGGCCGCGGCCGGACGCAGGATCCTGATCAACGGTGCCGGTGGCGGGTCAGGGATGTTCGCGATCCAGCTCGCCCGGCGGCTCGGCGCCCAGGTCACCGGGGTCGACAACGCCGGCAAGCTCGAGTTCATGCGCTCGGCCGGCGCCGACGAGGTGATCGACTACCGCCGCGACGACTTCACCAGGACCGCCGATCCCTACGACCTGATCCTTGACCTGGTCGCACACCGGTCGGTGTTCGCCTACCGGCGGGCGTTGGCCCGCGGCGGCAGGTACCGGTGCGTGGGCGGATCGGTACCGACGCTGCTGCGCGTACTCACCGCCGGCTGGCTGGTCGGCCACCTGACCGGCCGCACGATCGGAGTCCTTGCCGTGAGGGAGGGACCGGCTCAGTTCGAGCCGCTGGCCGACCTCTGCGCGTCCGGGCAGGTCCGCATCGCCATCGACCGCACATTCGCTCTCGATCAGGTCCCCGCCGCGCTCGCCCACGTCGGCGAGGGCCGCGCGCTCGGCAAAGTGGTCATCGACCTCACTTGA
- a CDS encoding carbohydrate ABC transporter permease — protein sequence MSGASMDSGPVTVTGPRAVASPVPARPVPVNRSRRAPQSRRPGSRVGYVVKSVLLWAFAMLFLLPFVWMLSSSLKRNLDVFAIPVRWIPSPVEWKNYVEVWTGGAVTMAVFFANSLTVSLIGVVGDLTTSAMAGYAFARLTFRGRDKVFLLYVATAIVPMQLLLIPRFMFFQQLGLYNTLWALILPGIFTVFGTFLVRQAFLAVPAELGEAARIDGAGEWRVFSRVYLPQIRPTLAALAIISFVGSWNDYEGPLIMLSDQNLYTVPLGLTRFVDADGGLSAGLAMAGSVSSVIPILIIFLVFQRQFVAALATSGLK from the coding sequence ATGAGCGGGGCTTCGATGGACTCCGGCCCGGTGACCGTCACCGGACCGCGGGCCGTTGCGTCACCGGTGCCCGCGAGACCGGTCCCGGTCAACCGGTCGCGACGGGCGCCGCAGTCCCGGCGCCCTGGGTCCCGCGTCGGCTATGTGGTCAAGTCCGTTCTGCTGTGGGCCTTCGCGATGTTGTTCCTGCTGCCGTTCGTCTGGATGCTCTCGTCGTCGCTGAAGCGCAACCTCGACGTGTTCGCGATCCCGGTGCGCTGGATCCCCAGTCCGGTGGAGTGGAAGAACTACGTCGAGGTGTGGACGGGCGGCGCGGTGACGATGGCGGTGTTCTTCGCCAACTCGCTGACCGTCTCGCTGATCGGTGTGGTCGGTGACCTCACCACGTCGGCGATGGCCGGCTACGCCTTCGCCCGGCTGACTTTCCGAGGTCGCGACAAGGTCTTCCTCCTGTACGTGGCGACGGCCATCGTGCCGATGCAACTGTTGCTCATTCCCCGGTTCATGTTCTTCCAGCAACTCGGGCTCTACAACACATTGTGGGCGTTGATCCTGCCGGGCATCTTCACGGTCTTCGGCACGTTCCTGGTCCGGCAGGCGTTCCTGGCGGTGCCGGCCGAGCTCGGAGAGGCGGCACGGATCGACGGAGCAGGGGAGTGGCGGGTCTTCTCCCGGGTGTACCTGCCGCAGATCCGGCCGACCCTCGCCGCGCTGGCGATCATCAGCTTCGTCGGATCCTGGAACGACTACGAAGGTCCGCTGATCATGCTGTCCGACCAGAATCTCTACACCGTCCCGCTCGGGCTGACGAGGTTCGTCGATGCGGACGGAGGTCTGTCCGCCGGTTTGGCGATGGCAGGCTCGGTCTCCTCGGTCATCCCGATCCTGATCATCTTCCTGGTGTTTCAGCGCCAGTTCGTCGCCGCGCTGGCCACTAGCGGCTTGAAGTGA
- a CDS encoding ABC transporter substrate-binding protein, with product MTGSRTITRRSLLGIAAAAGAASLAGCNLGAGGGQSGGKASATLNVWGGVPNESGPDDMCKAFMAEHPGVTVTYTRYVNDDQGNLKLDTSLSGGVPIDLYFSYGPVPMFKRSAAGLALDLTDKIKAEKDFAALTPDADPLSNYVLDGKLYGLPAARAPQQVYINKSMLDAAGITLGKTWTVDEFNEVARKLTKPGVFGTLTAPPLARPTLGPNYLYADGGKRSNFGNKVFAEELELALRLQKAKIAMDRQTIIAEKLQTFSQNPFIAGRVAMLIQSGQIIRSINDTKGYPHKFATYCMPVPVPAGSEGWNTGQIGDQISISPKSKFQDQAWELAKFWARNAGKYMTRGGRLPLLAGDSTPDQILERLLGPQRETLYDVASWKSTLFETDLKLPVDTIFTAGTEISTITGKLTDETLLGDRTVPSWVTEATRQSDAAIAKAGK from the coding sequence ATGACCGGATCGCGCACCATCACCCGACGTTCCCTGTTAGGCATCGCGGCCGCCGCCGGCGCCGCCTCGCTGGCCGGATGCAATCTCGGCGCCGGCGGCGGTCAGTCCGGCGGAAAGGCGAGTGCCACCCTGAACGTGTGGGGCGGCGTCCCGAACGAGTCCGGGCCGGACGACATGTGCAAGGCCTTCATGGCCGAGCATCCCGGTGTGACCGTCACCTACACCCGCTACGTCAACGACGACCAGGGCAACCTCAAGCTGGACACGTCGCTCAGCGGCGGCGTACCGATCGACCTCTACTTCTCCTACGGCCCGGTTCCGATGTTCAAGCGCAGCGCTGCCGGCCTCGCGCTGGACCTGACCGACAAGATCAAGGCCGAGAAGGACTTCGCCGCACTGACCCCCGATGCCGACCCGCTGTCCAACTACGTGCTCGACGGCAAGCTCTACGGGTTGCCGGCCGCGCGGGCGCCGCAGCAGGTCTACATCAACAAGTCGATGCTGGACGCCGCCGGGATCACGCTGGGCAAGACCTGGACCGTTGACGAATTCAACGAGGTGGCCCGCAAGCTGACCAAGCCGGGAGTCTTCGGCACCTTGACCGCACCGCCGCTGGCCCGGCCGACGCTCGGCCCGAACTACCTGTATGCCGACGGCGGCAAGCGGTCGAACTTCGGGAACAAGGTGTTCGCCGAGGAGCTCGAGCTCGCGCTCCGGCTGCAGAAGGCCAAGATCGCGATGGACCGCCAGACGATCATCGCCGAGAAGCTGCAGACGTTCAGCCAGAACCCGTTCATCGCCGGGCGGGTCGCGATGCTGATCCAGTCCGGGCAGATCATCAGGTCGATCAACGACACCAAGGGGTACCCGCACAAGTTCGCCACCTACTGCATGCCCGTCCCGGTGCCGGCCGGGTCCGAGGGCTGGAACACCGGGCAGATCGGTGACCAGATCTCGATCAGCCCGAAGTCGAAGTTCCAGGACCAGGCCTGGGAGCTGGCCAAGTTCTGGGCCCGCAACGCCGGCAAGTACATGACCCGGGGCGGCCGGCTGCCGTTGCTCGCCGGCGATTCGACGCCCGACCAGATTCTCGAGCGGCTGCTCGGACCGCAGCGCGAGACGCTCTACGACGTGGCGTCCTGGAAGTCCACGCTGTTCGAGACCGATCTCAAGCTGCCGGTCGACACGATCTTCACCGCCGGCACCGAGATCTCGACGATCACCGGCAAGCTGACCGACGAGACCCTGCTCGGCGATCGCACCGTCCCGTCGTGGGTCACCGAGGCGACCCGGCAGAGCGACGCCGCGATCGCGAAGGCAGGAAAGTGA
- a CDS encoding carbohydrate ABC transporter permease: MSAAVLPAPIGRRRRRGPGGASVTAGWLFILPNLLGFLAFTLVPLVSGIGISFTDWNVISGLSGIRFVGLDNFAGLVKDAEFWQAVGRTGLYAGVGVPLTMMGGLIIALCLNGPVFGRSALRVIFFIPHIVSSIAIGFVWLLLLHPSSGLVNLALKEIGAAQPPTWLVSQDWSLASLILITSWAGMGFHAVIYLSALQALPTDLYEAAELDGAGPWHRFTAITWPSLMPTTTFLAIMSMIGHSQGFGLIAFLTQGGPGDSSTTLSYLMYQNGFQYYRFGYAAAMGIMSFLGVLLLSAFFWRFQRGRGLYS, encoded by the coding sequence GTGAGCGCCGCGGTCCTCCCCGCACCCATCGGCCGCCGACGACGGCGTGGTCCTGGTGGCGCCTCCGTCACGGCGGGCTGGTTGTTCATCCTTCCCAATCTGCTCGGCTTCCTGGCCTTCACCCTGGTACCGCTGGTGTCCGGAATCGGCATCTCGTTCACCGACTGGAACGTGATCTCGGGGCTGAGCGGGATCCGGTTCGTCGGACTGGACAACTTCGCCGGGCTCGTCAAGGACGCGGAGTTCTGGCAGGCGGTCGGCCGCACGGGGCTGTACGCCGGCGTAGGCGTTCCGCTGACGATGATGGGCGGATTGATCATCGCGCTCTGCCTGAACGGCCCGGTCTTCGGGCGCTCGGCGCTGCGGGTGATCTTCTTCATCCCGCACATCGTGAGCTCGATCGCGATCGGGTTCGTGTGGTTGCTGCTGCTCCACCCCAGCAGCGGACTGGTCAATCTGGCCCTGAAGGAGATCGGTGCCGCCCAGCCGCCGACGTGGCTGGTCTCCCAGGACTGGAGTCTCGCCTCGTTGATCCTGATCACGTCGTGGGCCGGGATGGGCTTCCACGCCGTGATCTACCTGTCCGCGCTCCAAGCGCTGCCGACCGACCTCTACGAGGCGGCCGAGCTGGACGGCGCCGGACCCTGGCACCGCTTCACCGCCATCACGTGGCCGTCGTTGATGCCGACCACGACCTTTCTGGCCATCATGTCGATGATCGGGCACTCGCAGGGCTTCGGCCTGATCGCCTTCCTCACCCAAGGCGGTCCGGGTGACTCCTCCACCACGTTGTCGTACCTGATGTACCAGAACGGCTTCCAGTACTACCGCTTCGGCTACGCGGCGGCGATGGGCATCATGAGCTTCCTCGGCGTACTCCTGCTAAGCGCGTTCTTCTGGCGCTTCCAGCGTGGACGAGGGCTGTACTCATGA
- a CDS encoding FadR/GntR family transcriptional regulator, with product MTGSRQSGAHARVVSNLGVSIVTGQIEPGHDLDPIDLGKQFSASRTAVREALRVLMAKGLVDARPRRGTFVTPRRQWNLLDPDVLRWRFDSAVDDTFLTELAEVRLMVEPMAASLAATRRTDRDLADLEDALAALSASIGPDATAQVEADFAFHNALLDAAHNELLTRMATVIEAGMRLRDRYTHGSLDSKAVDLHAKVLLAVRNKRPRAARTAMAALIDQSIVDTASSAAAKRPSGKAR from the coding sequence ATGACCGGTAGTCGCCAGAGCGGAGCCCATGCACGCGTGGTCAGCAACCTCGGCGTGTCCATCGTCACCGGTCAGATAGAACCAGGTCATGATCTCGACCCGATCGACCTGGGAAAGCAGTTCAGCGCGAGCCGCACTGCTGTGCGTGAGGCCCTCCGGGTTCTGATGGCCAAAGGTCTGGTCGATGCCAGGCCCCGACGCGGCACCTTCGTCACACCGCGCCGACAGTGGAACCTGCTCGACCCGGATGTGTTGCGCTGGCGCTTCGACTCAGCCGTCGACGACACCTTCCTCACCGAACTCGCCGAAGTGCGTCTGATGGTGGAGCCGATGGCTGCATCACTGGCCGCGACCCGGCGTACCGATCGAGACCTCGCGGACCTCGAAGATGCTTTGGCCGCCCTGTCCGCTTCCATCGGGCCCGACGCGACAGCGCAGGTCGAGGCCGACTTCGCATTCCACAACGCGCTGCTGGACGCGGCGCACAACGAGTTGTTGACCCGCATGGCGACAGTCATCGAGGCCGGCATGCGACTCCGGGACCGATACACGCACGGCAGCCTCGACTCCAAGGCAGTCGACTTGCACGCCAAGGTACTGCTTGCCGTGCGCAACAAGCGCCCACGCGCGGCACGCACCGCGATGGCAGCACTGATCGATCAGTCCATCGTCGACACCGCAAGCTCGGCTGCGGCGAAACGTCCCAGCGGCAAGGCACGATAG
- a CDS encoding IclR family transcriptional regulator — protein sequence MTDFRSDAAPAPIAAGSERNPPGSGSNQALARGLHILRMLVDEGEPMTATEIARRIGMHQSSASRILATLGEVGYVRKDQGRFAPDYGVLALGSATTRLPLIQRPRAAFEQLTAEHGDITMTMCMLWRDELLYLLRQTSGSEPLAFWTGAFPINVSAPGLRLLVDLPDEEALHILRMARQRNGWGGRPEIVPSTEEGLLAKARATVADDVLIMADWVVEGRTSGAIPLITPEPHPVALAIVDDVGALGPDRLALLLHKARRLVEQSFLT from the coding sequence GTGACCGACTTCAGGAGCGACGCGGCACCGGCGCCGATCGCAGCGGGTTCGGAGCGCAATCCTCCGGGGAGCGGCAGCAATCAGGCTCTGGCCCGGGGTCTGCACATCCTGCGGATGCTCGTCGACGAGGGAGAACCGATGACGGCCACGGAGATAGCCCGCCGGATCGGGATGCACCAGAGCTCGGCATCCCGGATCCTCGCGACGCTGGGCGAGGTGGGCTACGTCCGCAAGGACCAGGGCCGGTTCGCGCCGGACTACGGGGTCCTCGCACTGGGGTCGGCGACCACGCGGCTGCCGTTGATCCAGCGGCCTCGTGCCGCCTTCGAGCAGCTCACCGCCGAGCACGGCGACATCACCATGACGATGTGCATGTTGTGGCGAGACGAGTTGCTCTATCTGCTCCGCCAGACCAGCGGGTCGGAGCCGCTGGCGTTCTGGACCGGCGCCTTCCCGATCAACGTTTCCGCGCCTGGCCTTCGGCTTCTGGTCGACCTGCCGGACGAGGAGGCGCTGCACATTCTGCGGATGGCGCGGCAGCGGAACGGGTGGGGCGGTCGTCCCGAGATCGTTCCCTCGACCGAGGAAGGCCTGCTCGCGAAGGCCCGCGCCACGGTGGCCGACGACGTACTCATCATGGCGGACTGGGTCGTGGAGGGGCGCACGAGTGGGGCGATTCCGCTGATCACTCCCGAGCCGCATCCGGTGGCGCTGGCGATCGTGGACGACGTGGGTGCCCTCGGACCTGACCGGCTGGCGCTGCTGTTGCACAAGGCGCGGCGGCTGGTCGAGCAATCCTTCCTGACCTGA
- a CDS encoding FAD-dependent oxidoreductase: MRDTSSLQSEASTVTSNRGRLLVAPAEDRRSFRTERRDADLVIVGGGLAGTCAAITAARAGVRVILVHDRPVLGGNSSSEVRLWVLGATAHMSNNNRWAREGGVVDEILVENTYRNQDGNPLIFDTVLLEKATAEPNLTVLLNTALVDVEMADASGRRIERVAAFCSQNSTRYDIAGRLFLDSSGDGALAFLAGAAFRMGAEASSEFGEKFAPSDDYGHLLGHSIYFYSKDVGHPVRFTPPAFALSDLSSIPRARNFNTSEDGCRLWWIEWGGRLDTVHETETIKWRLWQVVYGVWSHLKNSGEFPEAENLTLEWVGTIPGKRESRRFEGLYMLRQDDVFGQTQHPDAVAYGGWSIDLHPADGVFSEKPGCNQLHSRGTYQIPYRSLVSRDVDNLFLAGRVMSASHVAFGSTRVMGTSAHCAQAVAVAAALCLRDGRRPADLVEPESMAELQRELLRLGQHIPQHALSDGDDLVRRGRVSATSALALGSLPANGSALPLAEDRGQLLPLPAGPVPQFGLRLDVSEPTTLRVELRQGRRPDDFTPDRVLSRRKVRLDKGDDQLIKVDFDAHQAEAGYVTLCLLANDQVRVRESDQLVTGLVPLRHRGDQAEDPGTGCPGFEFWAPVRRPKGRNLALTLDPPVLLGDPAAVSNGVDRPTSATNAWIAGFDDRRPSLVVRWDEPVDIGRIELAFDTDFDHAMESVLYGQPEDAMPHCVRDFRVRSGARVLAEVHDHHQSRWTLVLDEVVSTDELIVEVEAVNGAAPAAIFSVRCYSDPDARILRHHGGVRP; the protein is encoded by the coding sequence ATGCGTGATACGAGCAGTCTTCAGTCTGAGGCATCAACGGTCACCTCGAATCGAGGGAGACTGCTCGTCGCCCCGGCCGAAGATCGGCGTTCTTTCCGGACCGAGCGCCGCGACGCCGATCTGGTGATCGTCGGCGGCGGCCTGGCGGGTACCTGCGCCGCGATCACGGCGGCCCGCGCGGGGGTCCGGGTGATCCTCGTCCACGACCGGCCGGTGCTCGGCGGCAACTCGTCGTCGGAGGTGCGGCTGTGGGTCCTCGGAGCCACCGCGCACATGAGCAACAACAACCGGTGGGCCCGCGAGGGCGGGGTCGTGGACGAGATCCTGGTCGAGAACACGTACCGCAACCAGGACGGCAACCCGTTGATCTTCGACACCGTCCTGCTGGAGAAGGCGACCGCCGAGCCGAACCTCACCGTGCTGCTCAACACGGCTCTGGTCGACGTGGAGATGGCCGACGCCTCCGGCCGCCGGATCGAACGTGTCGCGGCGTTCTGCAGCCAGAACTCGACGAGGTACGACATCGCCGGACGCCTGTTCCTGGACTCCAGCGGCGATGGGGCGCTGGCCTTCCTTGCCGGTGCGGCGTTCCGGATGGGGGCCGAAGCGAGCTCGGAGTTCGGCGAGAAGTTCGCCCCCTCCGACGACTACGGCCACCTCCTCGGACACTCGATCTACTTCTACAGCAAGGATGTCGGCCACCCGGTGCGCTTCACACCGCCGGCGTTCGCGCTGTCCGATCTGAGTTCGATCCCGCGGGCGCGCAACTTCAACACCAGCGAGGACGGCTGCCGGCTCTGGTGGATCGAGTGGGGTGGACGCCTCGACACCGTGCACGAGACCGAGACGATCAAGTGGCGGTTGTGGCAGGTGGTGTACGGCGTCTGGAGCCACCTGAAGAACTCCGGTGAGTTTCCCGAGGCCGAGAACCTGACGCTGGAGTGGGTCGGGACGATCCCCGGCAAGCGGGAGAGCCGTCGGTTCGAAGGGCTCTACATGCTCCGTCAGGACGACGTGTTCGGCCAGACCCAGCATCCTGACGCCGTTGCGTACGGCGGCTGGTCCATCGACCTGCATCCGGCCGACGGGGTCTTCAGCGAGAAGCCCGGCTGCAACCAGTTGCACAGTCGTGGGACCTACCAGATCCCGTACCGGTCCTTGGTCAGCCGGGACGTGGACAACCTGTTCCTGGCGGGCCGGGTGATGAGTGCCAGCCACGTCGCATTCGGATCGACCCGTGTGATGGGCACGTCGGCGCACTGCGCCCAGGCCGTGGCGGTGGCTGCGGCACTGTGCTTGCGCGACGGTCGTCGCCCGGCCGACCTTGTCGAGCCGGAGTCGATGGCCGAGCTGCAGCGTGAACTCCTGCGCCTGGGGCAGCACATCCCCCAGCACGCGCTCAGCGACGGCGACGACCTGGTACGGCGTGGACGCGTGTCGGCGACTTCCGCACTCGCACTCGGATCGTTGCCCGCCAACGGATCCGCCCTGCCGCTGGCGGAGGACCGCGGTCAGCTGCTCCCACTGCCCGCCGGCCCGGTGCCCCAGTTCGGCCTGCGCCTCGACGTGTCCGAGCCGACCACGCTGCGGGTAGAGCTCCGCCAGGGCCGCCGTCCGGACGACTTCACGCCGGACCGCGTGCTCTCCCGGAGGAAGGTCCGGTTGGACAAGGGAGACGACCAGCTGATCAAGGTCGACTTCGACGCCCACCAGGCAGAGGCCGGCTACGTCACCCTGTGCCTGCTCGCCAACGATCAGGTGCGGGTACGCGAGTCCGACCAGCTCGTCACCGGCCTCGTACCGCTGCGCCACCGCGGCGACCAGGCCGAGGACCCCGGCACCGGATGCCCCGGTTTCGAGTTCTGGGCGCCGGTCCGGCGGCCCAAGGGGCGGAACCTCGCGCTGACTCTCGATCCACCCGTCCTGCTCGGTGACCCGGCGGCCGTCTCGAACGGCGTCGACCGACCGACGTCCGCGACCAACGCCTGGATCGCCGGGTTCGACGACCGACGCCCGAGCCTGGTCGTGCGCTGGGACGAGCCGGTCGACATCGGCCGGATCGAGCTCGCGTTCGACACCGACTTCGACCATGCGATGGAATCGGTCCTCTACGGTCAGCCCGAGGACGCGATGCCGCACTGCGTCCGGGACTTCCGGGTCCGGTCGGGTGCACGGGTCCTGGCCGAGGTACACGATCATCACCAGAGCCGCTGGACTCTGGTGCTCGACGAAGTGGTCAGTACCGATGAGCTCATCGTCGAGGTGGAGGCGGTGAACGGCGCCGCACCGGCCGCGATCTTCTCCGTCCGCTGCTATTCCGACCCGGACGCCCGGATCCTTCGTCACCACGGGGGTGTTCGGCCGTGA